The Stutzerimonas stutzeri RCH2 genomic interval AGTGATCTGAGGGGTAACCTCTAGCGAAAGCGCCGCCTCTACGAACGTAGTCGACGTAGCACCACTGGAACTTGCCTCCTGATATGGGATTTCCGAGCCTTTCAGGATTTTCGCTGTTTCCTTGTCGGCCGTCATGACCTTTGGCTGGGATACAACCTCCCCATTGCCCGACTTTTCCATCGCGGACAGCTCAAGATCAAGGATAAGATTATCGGTTATGTATCCGATACCGATCCCAGCCGTGCGATTGGTCACACCCATGTCGACGAAAGGAAAATTACCGCTGCTTTCGTCACCGGAGTTTCCACCCTCGTCACCGAGGTCATCGTTACCGTAAACCGCACCACGCCCGTTTGCGAACAGCTGCGTTCCGCCCCACCGTACCCCAAGCGCCTTGTCGTAGTCGACGTTAGCCTCAACGATACGAGCTTCAATCATTACCTGCCTTACTGGAATGTCTAACTGCGCCACTATGCGCCGCAGCTCATCCAGCCGCTCCTGGGTCTGATAGGCGATGATATTGTTCGTCCGATCATCAACAGCCATAGAGCCGCGCTCGTCGGTCTGCCCTTGCGTATTGGTCACCGACTGGAACAACCGCGCAATATCGGCCGCCTTGGCGTAATTAACCTGAACGACTTCCCGACGCAGCGGCGCGAGCTCAGCGATCTGGCGTTGCGATTCCAGCTCCTGGCGCTCGCGCGCAGCGATTTCGTCAGCAGGCGCCACCAGCAGCACGTTTCCGACCTGACGTTTATCCAGCCCCTTGGTCTTCAGCACCAGATCCAGCGCCTGATCCCATGGCACGTTCTGCAGACGCAAAGTGATATTGCCGCTGACTGTGTCGCTCGCCACCAGGTTCAGATCAGTGAAGTCGGCGATCAGCTGCAACACGGAGCGGACGTCAATATCCTGAAAGTTGAGCGAGAGTTTTTCACCCGAATAGGCAAAACGATCTGCTTTGCGCTTATCTGCCTCATCTTCGGTGAGAGGCTTGATACTAATGGTCAGCTTGTTATCAGTCTGATACGCCAGATAGTCGTACCGCCCAGTCGGCTCGATAGCGATGCTAGCCTTGCCTGATTGAGCTGTTGAGTCAACGAACCGTACTGGGGTTGCAAAATCCTGGACGTCGAGACGAACCCGCAACGATTCGGGCAACTGCGTCTTGTCGAAAATGACGCGAATCTTGCCGCCCTGCTCTTCGATGGTGGGACTTATCGACGGATCCGAAAGACTGATAATGACGTTTCCGGCACCGTCGTCACCGCGGCGAAAGTCGATGTTCTCGATTGCCTTACCGGCTGGCGCGACCTTAACAGGCGCGGACACCGCAACGGGCGCCGCAGTCGCCGGCGACACAGCTGTACCCCCGCCAGCCCCGGCGCTTTCGCCAAGAACCACAAAAAGGTTATTGCCATCCACTCGCGTGGAGTAAGGCACAAGAGACGTCAGATTAACAATGAGCCGCGTGCGTCCTTGAGCCTCGACTACCGTCACGCTTCGTGCATTACCAACCCCTAGCTCGCGATTCTTGGCACCCAGGTTATTCGAAACGCCGGGAAGATCTAGCGCAATGCGCGCAGGCTGATCCAGTGTGTAGCCGCGCGGCGACGCCACAGGCTCGTCAAAAGCGAGCTTCAACTCAACACGATCACCAGGCAGTGCAGCGACATCAAGGGCATTGAGCTTGGCTGCAAGCAGTGCAGGCGAAATAAACGCCGCCAGCAGAGAAACGCCCAGACGTGAAAGGGTAGTGTTCATAAATTGCTTCCGTTGTGCAGACCGGTAAAGGTTTTCCATGCTTTTTGCCCCGCGCTAGGCGCGCTCTTTCAAAGTCAGACTGCGCGGGCGCTCAAGCCACCCACCCTCTCCATCAGGAACGATTTCCACTACGTCCACCCCGGCTTCGCTGATCTCGACTATCCGGCCGTGATTGCGCCCCAGATAGTCACCAATCTTGACGCGATGAACCCCGTCACCACCCTTGATAAGCGCGTACCGTCCCCCTCCATTGGTAAGCGTACCGACCATGGTGAAATTCTCGATATTGAAACCTTCAAGGAACTGCTTAACTCGAGCCTCGTCAGGCTGGATATCCTTTGATCCTCTTTGTCGCTGAGCCAGATCGAGCTTTACCGGCGGCTGAAAAGGATGACGCAAGGCCGCCGCACTATAGGTAAAGGCCTCGTACGGTATAAATGCGGGGAGCGGTTCGATAGTGCCCTTTGGCTTAGCCCTCACCTCATCCATGTACTGCTGAAGGTCGTTGAAATCGGTACCGCCGCCGCAGCCCGAAAGCAGTGCCAGGCTTAAACCCAGCGCAGTGAGTAGCCCGCCCCTCATTTCTGCAGCCCCTTGTCGTTATAGCGATAAGTCTTGGCAACAATACTCATCCGCAGCTTCGATGTAGTTTCATTCTTTTCCGGAATAATCTCGAAATCGTGCAGCGTAACAATACGAGGAAGACTTGAAACTCCGCTCACAAAAGTAGCTAAATCGTGATAACCACCTACGACTTTGATGTTTATTGGTAATTCGATATAAAACTGCTGCGCCACTTCCGGCTGAAGCTTGATTTCTTCAAACTCCAACCCACTCCCCAAGCCCGTACGAGTAATGTCCTCCAACAACCCCGGGACTTCAGTGTCGCTTGGCAGTTGCCGAAGCAAGGCTCCGAACGAAGTCTCCATCTCGGCCATCTGTTCCTTGTAAGCTTCCAGATTGGCCGCCTGGAATGCTTTAGTAGAGAACTGCTGCTTTAACGACACTTCCTGAGCGCGCTGCTGCTCCAACTGAAGCTGCATATCCTGCAGATGAAAGTAGTAACCCAGGGCAAGTACTGCAGCGAGCAAAAAAGCTCCTGCAATAAATTTAACCGGCCCTGGCCAAGAGCCGAGGTTATTTAGGTCAAGGTCCGCAAAGTCGACTTTACGAAGACTATCCAGCGAATCAGCTAGACTCATGGTTTCGCTCCTTCCGTAGAGACACCCGGCTGCGTTTGCTGCACCGTCAGCTGGAACACATTCTCTTGATCCACAGCACCAGCGGTGACTGCTTTAACTTCGTTCAGGTTGGGCGCCTGGAGCCAATCGGAAGCGTCGAGGTTTCGCATCAGATTTGAAACGCGATTATTGGATTCAGCAGCGCCGACGATTGCAATATTGCTGCCAGCCATCTTCAGCGACGTGAAATAAACCCCGTCAGGCAACGTTCTGACAAGCTGATCAAATACCCGCCCAATAATTGGCCGGTTACCTTGAAGGTCCTGAATGATCTTCATGCGCTCCAAGAGCTGTTGCCTGCGCTCTTTAAGCTCCTTGATCTCGTTTATCCGCGCATCGAGAACCGCAATTTCCTTTTTGACGAACTCATTTCGAGCGTTTTGATTCTCTATAGCACCTTGGTAATAGCGGTCACCGAGGAACACTAATCCCGCCGCGACAACAAGCACGCCGACGAGAGATGCGAGAAAACGCTGCTTTCGCTCTTCCCGTAGCTGTTCACGCCACGGGAGTAAGTTGATTTGCGCCATCAGTCGAAGCTCCTCAGCGCCAAGCCACAGGCGATCATCAATGCAGGTGCATCACTGGCCAGCGCCCCCGCGTTGACCTTGCTACTCAAAGCCATATCGGCGAAGGGATTAGCCACTAGAGTGTGGGTACCGATCTTCTGCTGAATCATGTGATCTAGACCGGGGATGGATGCGGTCCCCCCTGCAAGCAGGATGCAATCGACATCATGGAATTGCCCAGCAGCGAAGAAGAATTGCAATGAGCGGGAAACCTGCTGTACGACAGCCTCTTTGAACGGAAGAAGCACCTCGCTGTCATAGTCATCTGGAAGACCACCCTGCTTCTTGGCAAGGCCAGCCTCCTCCTGGGACAAACCGTAGCGTCTCTGTATTTCCTCGGTCAGCTGCCGCCCACCGAAAAGCTGCTCGCGCGTGTAGATTGTGCGACCGTTGTGCAAAACGCTGAGCGTGGTCATCGTCGCGCCAATATCTACAACAGCCACAGTCAACTCACCATGCCCTGAGCCCAATTGAGAGGCGAGCAGGCCGTACGACCGCTCCAGGGCATAGGCTTCGACGTCCACCACTTTCGCCGTGAGCCCAGCCAGCGCTAGCGCAGCTTCTCGAATCTCGACGTTTTCTTTACGACAGGCAGCCAGAAGCACCTCAACCCTGCCCGGGGCACGAGGAGCAGGGCCCTGAACCTCGAAGTCGATTGCGACTTCTTCAAGCGGGTATGGGATGTACTGGTCGGCCTCAATCTTAAGCTGATTTTCCAGCTCTTCGTCGGACAGCCCAGCATCCATCTCGATCATCTTGGTGATGACCGCAGAACCCGAAACAGCCACAACGGCCGACTTGCATCCTGTCTTAGCCTTGGCAACTACGCGTTGCAGAGCCTGACCAACACCCTCAAGTTCGGCGATGTTCTTTTCGACCACGGCATTCGGCGGGAGCGGCTCGACGGCATAGGCCTCGACACGATACCGATTACCCGATCGACTTAATTCGAGGAGCTTGACTGAGGTCGAACTGATATCGATCCCAAGCAGCGTGTTCGCTTTCTTAGTGAAGAGCCCTAGCACGACCGATTTCCTATCTTTATCCGCAACTTACGGATTAATTATGTTTATCCACATTAGATAACAGCCTTGACAGAAGCGCAAATGGCTACCCGGCAAAAAAAGCGCATATAATGTGAACGGTTTTCCCTTTCAGCATCGCCGCCGCTCCTCCCCTCAAAATCCTGGATTCCAAGAACCCCGATGCGTTTTTTGAAATTTCTTCTCTGGTCGTGCTTCGCAGTTTTTTGCGCCCTGTTGCTCAGCATCAGCGGTGCTTTTCTCTACCTCAGTCCGAACCTTCCCTCGGTCGACTCACTTCGCAGCATACAGCTACAGATCCCGCTACGCGTCTACAGCGCTGACGACAAGCTGATCGCAGAGTTCGGCGAGATGCGACGCTCGCCGATTCGTTTCGAAGACATTCCCCAGGAGTTCATCCAGGCGTTGCTCGCCGCGGAGGATGACAATTTCGCTAATCATTATGGCGTCGACATAACCGGCCTGATGCGCGCTGCCACGCAATTATTGAAAAGCGGACAGATTCAGACCGGTGGCAGCACCATCACGATGCAGGTGGCGAAGAACTACTTCCTCACCAGCGAACGAAGCTTCTCACGCAAAATCAACGAGATCCTCCTAGCGCTGCAAATCGAACGCGAACTCAGCAAAAACGAGATTCTCGAGCTGTACGTCAACAAGATCTACCTTGGTAATCGGGCCTACGGTATCGAGGCAGCCTCCCAGGTCTACTACGGCAAATCCATTTCTGAACTGAGCGTTGCACAGCTCGCGATGATCGCAGGACTTCCCAAGGCCCCCTCCGCATTCAACCCAGTGGTCAACCCAGCCCGCAGCAAAGAGCGGCGCGACTGGATCCTGGGGCGCATGTTCAGATTGGGCTCACTGGATGAATCTAGTTATCGGCAGGCGCTGGCTGAACCTGAGACCGCGCGATACCACGGAGCCGCTCCCGAACTGGATGCATCGTATATTGCCGAAATGGCCCGCGCAGAAATGGTCGGACGCTTCGGCAGCGCTGCATACACTGACGGGTTCAGGGTACAGACCACCGTTTCGAGCGAGCGCCAGGTAGCCGCAAACAACGCGCTCAACAGCGGACTCATTGAATACGACCAGCGTCATGGTTATCGCGGACCGGAGGCTCGCCTTGCCGATGTGCCGCGCGAGAACTGGGCGCAAGAATTGGCCAAGTATCGCGGCCTATCCGGCCTGCAACCGGCCGTAGTGACGCAAGTCGACACTGCCGGCATCCTTGCCCTAACCAGGGACGGCAAAGAACAAACGGTGAGTTGGGACAGCATGAAGTGGGCCCGCCCGCATCTCGGGATCAACAGCATGGGACCCAGACCACAGCGCCCGGCAGACGTGGTCAAGGTAGGCGATGTCATACGCATTCGCTGGCAGGATGAGGCCGCGCTGTTCAGCCAAGTACCCCAGGCACAGGCAGCTCTGGTTTCCCTCGACCCGCAAGATGGCTCGATCGAAGCCTTGGCGGGCGGATTCTCTTTTGGCCAGAGCAACTACAACCGCGCCATTCAAGCCAAGCGCCAGCCTGGCTCGAGCTTCAAACCCTTCATCTATAGCGCGGCACTGGACGCCGGTTACACCGCCGCGAGCCTGGTCAACGACTCCCCCATCGTCTTCGTCGAGCAAGGCATGGATCGCATCTGGCGCCCGAAGAACGACAACAACACCTTCCTCGGCCCGATCAGGATGCGGGAGGCACTATACAAATCGAGAAACCTGGTTTCGATCCGCCTGCTGCAGACAATGGGCATCGACCATACCGTCGATTACATCAGCCGCTTCGGCTTCAATCTGCAGGACCTGCCGCGCAACCTTTCGCTGGCTCTGGGCACTGCGACCCTGACGCCAATGGAGATCGCCACTGGCTGGACCACCTTCGCCAATGGCGGCTACAAGATCGAGCCGTACCTGATCCAACGCATCGAAGACCGCGAGGGTAATCTGGTATTCGAGGCCAATCCGGCAAGAGTCCCACCACCCGATGATCAGCCTGCGGCTGCGGTCGCCGACACCTTTGCTGCGCCGCCTAGCCGAGCGCTCGACACAGACGAGTCGACAGACGCGGGACCGCGCTATGCCGAGCAAGTGCTGG includes:
- the pilQ gene encoding type IV pilus secretin PilQ, whose translation is MNTTLSRLGVSLLAAFISPALLAAKLNALDVAALPGDRVELKLAFDEPVASPRGYTLDQPARIALDLPGVSNNLGAKNRELGVGNARSVTVVEAQGRTRLIVNLTSLVPYSTRVDGNNLFVVLGESAGAGGGTAVSPATAAPVAVSAPVKVAPAGKAIENIDFRRGDDGAGNVIISLSDPSISPTIEEQGGKIRVIFDKTQLPESLRVRLDVQDFATPVRFVDSTAQSGKASIAIEPTGRYDYLAYQTDNKLTISIKPLTEDEADKRKADRFAYSGEKLSLNFQDIDVRSVLQLIADFTDLNLVASDTVSGNITLRLQNVPWDQALDLVLKTKGLDKRQVGNVLLVAPADEIAARERQELESQRQIAELAPLRREVVQVNYAKAADIARLFQSVTNTQGQTDERGSMAVDDRTNNIIAYQTQERLDELRRIVAQLDIPVRQVMIEARIVEANVDYDKALGVRWGGTQLFANGRGAVYGNDDLGDEGGNSGDESSGNFPFVDMGVTNRTAGIGIGYITDNLILDLELSAMEKSGNGEVVSQPKVMTADKETAKILKGSEIPYQEASSSGATSTTFVEAALSLEVTPQITPDNRIIMEVKVTKDEPDFANDVNGTPTIRKNEVNAKILVNDGETVVIGGVFSNTQSRSVDKVPFLGDLPYLGRLFRRDIVADSKSELLIFLTPKILNHQAVAVSR
- the pilP gene encoding type 4a pilus biogenesis lipoprotein PilP; the encoded protein is MRGGLLTALGLSLALLSGCGGGTDFNDLQQYMDEVRAKPKGTIEPLPAFIPYEAFTYSAAALRHPFQPPVKLDLAQRQRGSKDIQPDEARVKQFLEGFNIENFTMVGTLTNGGGRYALIKGGDGVHRVKIGDYLGRNHGRIVEISEAGVDVVEIVPDGEGGWLERPRSLTLKERA
- the pilO gene encoding type 4a pilus biogenesis protein PilO, with product MSLADSLDSLRKVDFADLDLNNLGSWPGPVKFIAGAFLLAAVLALGYYFHLQDMQLQLEQQRAQEVSLKQQFSTKAFQAANLEAYKEQMAEMETSFGALLRQLPSDTEVPGLLEDITRTGLGSGLEFEEIKLQPEVAQQFYIELPINIKVVGGYHDLATFVSGVSSLPRIVTLHDFEIIPEKNETTSKLRMSIVAKTYRYNDKGLQK
- the pilN gene encoding type 4a pilus biogenesis protein PilN codes for the protein MAQINLLPWREQLREERKQRFLASLVGVLVVAAGLVFLGDRYYQGAIENQNARNEFVKKEIAVLDARINEIKELKERRQQLLERMKIIQDLQGNRPIIGRVFDQLVRTLPDGVYFTSLKMAGSNIAIVGAAESNNRVSNLMRNLDASDWLQAPNLNEVKAVTAGAVDQENVFQLTVQQTQPGVSTEGAKP
- a CDS encoding pilus assembly protein PilM — protein: MLGLFTKKANTLLGIDISSTSVKLLELSRSGNRYRVEAYAVEPLPPNAVVEKNIAELEGVGQALQRVVAKAKTGCKSAVVAVSGSAVITKMIEMDAGLSDEELENQLKIEADQYIPYPLEEVAIDFEVQGPAPRAPGRVEVLLAACRKENVEIREAALALAGLTAKVVDVEAYALERSYGLLASQLGSGHGELTVAVVDIGATMTTLSVLHNGRTIYTREQLFGGRQLTEEIQRRYGLSQEEAGLAKKQGGLPDDYDSEVLLPFKEAVVQQVSRSLQFFFAAGQFHDVDCILLAGGTASIPGLDHMIQQKIGTHTLVANPFADMALSSKVNAGALASDAPALMIACGLALRSFD
- a CDS encoding penicillin-binding protein 1A, producing the protein MRFLKFLLWSCFAVFCALLLSISGAFLYLSPNLPSVDSLRSIQLQIPLRVYSADDKLIAEFGEMRRSPIRFEDIPQEFIQALLAAEDDNFANHYGVDITGLMRAATQLLKSGQIQTGGSTITMQVAKNYFLTSERSFSRKINEILLALQIERELSKNEILELYVNKIYLGNRAYGIEAASQVYYGKSISELSVAQLAMIAGLPKAPSAFNPVVNPARSKERRDWILGRMFRLGSLDESSYRQALAEPETARYHGAAPELDASYIAEMARAEMVGRFGSAAYTDGFRVQTTVSSERQVAANNALNSGLIEYDQRHGYRGPEARLADVPRENWAQELAKYRGLSGLQPAVVTQVDTAGILALTRDGKEQTVSWDSMKWARPHLGINSMGPRPQRPADVVKVGDVIRIRWQDEAALFSQVPQAQAALVSLDPQDGSIEALAGGFSFGQSNYNRAIQAKRQPGSSFKPFIYSAALDAGYTAASLVNDSPIVFVEQGMDRIWRPKNDNNTFLGPIRMREALYKSRNLVSIRLLQTMGIDHTVDYISRFGFNLQDLPRNLSLALGTATLTPMEIATGWTTFANGGYKIEPYLIQRIEDREGNLVFEANPARVPPPDDQPAAAVADTFAAPPSRALDTDESTDAGPRYAEQVLDERTAYIMTSMLQDVIKRGTGRRALAMGRNDIAGKTGTTNDSIDSWFSGYNADIVTTVWAGFDQPQSLGRNEYGGTVALPIWMTFMSAVLKDMPEHPPAEPNGLLKLRIDPVSGRAATPGTPDAYFEVFKSEDSPPPMGEVDPGYQAPGSPLPADEAAPLDLF